tggaaaacaaaagcaaaatggAAAGGACTCAAAGTAAGATTTTATACAAGCAAGTCATTTCAACCATCATACATCTAATAACATGCAAAAACAAATAGACCTGGAAACAGCATCACAGGATCACAACAAGCCCCCAAAGAACAGCAAtcctttttgaagaaaaatcataatcaaaatttctaatATATCCAGATAAAATTGTCTTCATAAGTGTGTGTGAATATACAATCCACCTGCCCTAACTGAATCATGAGACAGATAATGCTCcaatgaaaatatattaatatataaatgtgcCAAGCAAACACAACAAATGCAACTTTTAAGACGGTAGAAGCAAGAGAGAAAAGGAACTGATCGCAGCTTAACAATATTACACCCAACGATAAGTAATGTGCCAAGCAAATTTAAGGATTCTCTTTTTACTTATCAATATATATTGAGAATTATTTTGTAAGGAAAGCAACTCATACCAAGAGCGAAGTCAACAAGTCCAGATGCAACAGCCACAGCTGACCCACTAGACGAGCCCCCAGGGAGGTGGGACGGCATTTGTGGGTTAATCGGGGTTCCATAATGCACGTTCACTCCGGTTATCCTGATATAACGACAAACAAAAATGTCCATAAACATGAAGTGGATTGTCCTTCGTTCCCAGTGAACTTTAAAGGCAACCAAATAAGGAGAGGGGGCAATACCCCAAACCAAAGTCATCCATGACAGTCTTGCCGACGCAAGTAGCCCCATTATTCAACAGAGCCGTTACCGCCACCGAGGTTTTCTCAGCGGCTTCGTGGGTCCTCTTCCAGTCCGGGTTCCCGAGCCCCGTGACATAATCTTTCACATCGAAACTGCATTTAAACGACCACGAACCACGGCCCAATAATCAATAACCCTAGcacaaaataaacaacaaattATATTCAACATAATACAATTCTAACGCACGAACATGTCTTTGACGGCAAATGTTAGGCCGCATAGAGGCTGCCGAGCTGCGGGAGGCGGCGGCTGAGGGAAGGGAAGAAGCTCGAAGAGTTCAATGAAAACGCCGCCGTCTTTCCTCTTGGCTCTTAGTCTCCGACGCCTGGCCTCCGCGAGAATCAGAACGCCGGCGACGCCTACGCCGATCACGATCCACACCTTCGGGTTCGAGACACTGATCTTCCCCAGCCTAGATTGCTCTGACATAATCGAGCTGATCGGCGACGATATTCCTTGCTTCTTCGTGGAAGCCTCTGGAGAAAATGGCGGAACAACAGTAGGGTTTTTCAAGGGtcttacagagagagagagagagagagagagaggcatccGGTGCGGCCGTGAGACCGACAGAAAGAGTGCAATTTCGCGCGTAAAATGCACGCGCAACGCCCCAGCTTTCCGGCTTCCTTATTCGAATATTCTTTCAAATTAAACGGAAATgataatttagatatttaattgaaatacttttagaaatatttatatattaacatattatatttttatatatcattataaatatatatagcaCATTAACGTATGCATGTCACTAAAAGTATGAACATTGAGTATCCGAATaacatttttacaaaattaaatttgataacCATTAAGACaataaatgtaatttatttttaaataatataattttattagttgaggataaatatcttatatatattatttataatatttgattcattaataaaattattttgcaattaaaaatatgataagtGTTAAACATTACCCTTAAAGATTAAAGtaacaattttaatttgatatgtCATGTATCGAATCTTATCAATTAGATAtgaattgatattttataattagattATTGATAGTTAAGATCATGTTATTTGTACAGAACATATATTACAAAAACATTTATAGAAGaatcaaaatatacattttGCCCTTGCAATTAATGACCCACATGCTCAAtagcatctctctctccctctcgctcTCCCTCACACACCGTCGGCGGCAGCGGCAAGGCGAGGCAACGCGATAAGGCAACAAAAGCGACGAGGCGAAGCAGCAAAGACGACGGAGGTTGTAGCGACGAAACGAGGCAAGAGCAAGCGGAGGCGAAGAACGGCGGCGGGTGAAGTGGTTGCAACGACGAGACGAGACAAGAGTAGGCGGAGGCGAAGAACGACGGCGGGTGAGGTTGCAACGGCGAGGGAAGGGGGGAGAGGGAGAAAAGGATGAACAGGGATCAAAATATCGCAATATATCATCCctttaagtattttataaaaaaatttctgtactaatagcattttccttGATAGTTATGTTTAGCACAATGGGTTATGGGATCTGCGTGACCCTACACACCGTGAGTAGTTGATGCAGTAATCCATCCATCTCGTTGGGTGATAAAGGTTTATGCATACACTTCATGCCCTTTTGTGGATGTTGAGAGACTCCATCCAGCTCATGTTGACTGCAAAGGCTCGTGAAAGAAAATTTGTCAGGTCAAAAGTCTTCTAAATACTCCCGTGTTAAATGACTTTTCAATCTTCTAAGAGGCTTCCTTTTTTGAAGCCACGAGCAGTACCACAGGATTCACAAAGCTTCAACCCTGTCCCCCCCATGTTCAACACTTCAAATAGACAGTATCAACATACTAAGAAGCCTTTATTTCAGTATAATAATATGAGCTCCACAAAGCTTCAACCCTATAGATCGACAATAtaaacataccaagcctttatttCAGTATATGACCTCGGCAGCTACATGAATACTAATCCAGCAATcgttttatcttttaaaaggCACTTATAACCCGAGTTCAACGCTCGGAGCTGGTTATTGGCAAGAAGTGGTGGTGTGAGGCATGGATAACAAACAGTTGGTCCCTTTCACAACAAATGCATACAACCAACCTATTCCCTCATTACAAGAATTCAAAGCTGTCAACAACAACACACAGCTCTCAAGTTGCTGTGTGAATTATAGAAAAATGATGGCATGAATCTACATAATCAAACAAATCAAGCAATGGCAATCAATCCACACAACCTGAGTATAGGAAATTACATATTACAGGAGTAGGGGAGtgcacatattatatatataatagtgtaTTTTATGtaacccccttttttttttttagataaagtCCATCTTATGGTTTGGTCGACTGCAGGAGCACCTGAAACTTGTATCACCCTATAGAATTGCATCGCATGCGACCACGGGAACCCCCTAATGTACAATCCAACAGGCAAGGAAAGAAGAGAAGTCTCATGTTTTACCCCTGGAAACGAACGATGATACATGAAATATCATCTTTACTTTCTTTATTCAGTGCTTCGGCTACTAGTTGTTTGGCTGCCTTCTGTGGGTCTTTGATCTTCTTTGCAATGTCAACTGCCTCTTGATTACTCATGACCTGGATTAAACACAATCCAAAGAAGTAAAACTAATAGTCTGGATTAAAAGTTCatcaagagagagaggggtttaACCTTCCATAAACCATCACTTGCAAGGATGAGAAGTTCGTTCCCTGCATCAATATCAGCATTTGTTACATCAGGATCAGACCGGAGGTGTGTTTTCAGGTTCTTGTCTCCGAAAGCACGGGAAACAGCCAGTTGGCCGTTTACTCTTGCAACATCTCCTGATATCATCCAAGCACATGGGTTAGTGACACTGACTTTTACCTAAAAGCATATAGAAGAGTGACTTCATTTCAAGATTGATCCACATTGAAAGCCAACAGGAAAACAATGCCTACTCAAAAAGGAAGAAAACACCATCAATCACTGTTACCTTCCAAAACAAGCAACTCCATACTTCCAATTCACAGTTGTCCTACTTCCAGAAAAGTAAGGGAAAACACGGAACTTGGTGTTGTACGGAATTATATATGGGAGGTCCTGACTTTGCAGTGACCTTTGAAAAGACGGGAAACAATAGAAGTAAAAACAGAAAAGGAGTTGAGTTAAACTGACAGTGGAGACCTGATCTAAAACCAAAGACTGAGTAGAACAAAAAACAGTTTTGCTCAAGTTCAGTCTATAAGCATCTGCTAAGTGGCTAGTGCACAAGATGTAAAGCTAAGTTCAAGAGCATCCAAACATGTACTTGTGTTCAAGTTCACTGGccctaaaaatattaattggCAGAAGGCAACTAATCTGTCAGAAACCTAATCATGAACACCATAAAATACAGTCAATTAACTGGATATTTAGAAAAGATTTTCCTGCACTGGGGCAATCTCCATGTGAAATATACAATTTGGGTAAATTGCATCCAGACCTCCTGTGGTTTGGGTCATTCGTACAGATCCCCTTGTGATTTAAAAATGGTTCTAGAGGTCCTTGtggtttatattttttgctCACACCCCCTCCATTACTGACACAGTCACTTAAACTCTAATTaacttatattaaattaattaaacactaattaagttaaattaaaacaaaataataaataaaaacctTTAAAAAACAGAGATGACCGGCTGGAATGGCACCAGACCAGAAACAATGAGTTTTATGCCCAAAACCATTGTTTCCAGCTGGGAAACTCAGCTTTTCTGGTGCCATCATTGGAAATGATACATCCATTTTCTGGAATGGATCAAAATTAGGGTTCAATCTCTTTAATCTGGAAAACCCATCGACACCAGAAAACCCATCGTTTCCAACACCATCGCCGCAAACGATGGGTTCTAGGGGATCTGGaacaagaaatcaaacccaaagAGAGAGACAGAAGAGAAAGTAGAACAAGAAGCAGCAACAGCGAAGAAGATGAGACCCAACATCTGCAAGGAGAGAAACAAGAACCAGAACAACCATGGCACAGCCACCATTAATCAACTCTGCTGCTTCTTCAGTCGCTAAAAGAAAACCCTGATTGAACCCATCTGGGTTCGTTCCAGAAAGAAATGATTAAATAAGGGTTTGTTTCAGATCTGGAATGATCTAAACGAACCCAGGTTTTGCTTCTCTTCAGATCAGTGTGAGAAAATCTGGATATTCTCCTTCAATGGTTTCACAGATGGTGCCAAGGAGCAATGGTGGAAGGCAGAGTACTAATTGTGGAGGCAGCATGTCTTGTAATAGGAGGCTATGGCGTTATAGAGCCACCACAGTGGAgcaaagcagcagcagcagaggCAAAAACAGAACAAGGGCCTAGTAGTGTTGGTGGCAATCAGCAGGCAGAAACAGCAGCCAGGGCTTGAAACAATGGAAGACCATCAATCAATGAATTCACTCCCTATCCAGGACCCATCTTTGGTCAATGCATCCCAGctttacctttttctttttggttttttgaatttttagttttattcttATCAAATTCcagttaatttaacttaatttatgtTAAATCTTTGTCTAATTAATGAAGTTAATAACAGAAGGGTGTTTTTGCCAccaaaaaaaactaaaccacaAGGACTTCTAGTCTCATTTCTACACAGGGGGTCTGAGTGCAATTTACCCAATACAATTTCTCTTAACTTCGTGAGCTTATTTTGAGGGGAAAGTTGCAACACATGGTCTTTTAGCATCTATTAACATGCCAACAGAAATGATCCACAAGCCAAAGCACAAGATCCAAGTATCAAGGCAAAAATCAAGACTTCTGGCTTCCTGACAAACCAATATTCAATTTACAATCATTTTGTAAGTGACAACCTAGGCCCTGATAATTTGGGCCTAGAAGAATACCCATCACTTCCACATTATAAGTTTTAATAAACctcaaaaataaaacctaatccTCGGGAAGTGACATTCAACCAATTTATAACAAGAAGAATTAAGAGAAAACAAGTGCACAAGGAAACATAATTACTCCAGAATTTCTTccttaattattcaaatattttccattttttgtatGTCAAGCACAAGGTCAATTTCTCATGAGATGTATTATGCATGTATAGGCAGGTAAGTCTTGGTTAGTGAGCAGACATTGGTTGCACATTAGGGTTGCTCCACTTGGACTTGCTCCACAATGGCGAAAATAACAGAATGGTGTCTCTGTATGCAAGGAGAAGGCTACCTACATTTGCCTCTCCTGAAAGGCGAAAACCAATGGAGCCTCATGCATTGGGACTTTGTATATGTTGTTTACCATTTGATAATTCATCATTAAGAAGATACCAAGACAAATGAAATCAAGACACTAAATTACAGAACAACCTAACAACTCCTAACTTTAATATCTCAGGCAGATGAACAAAACAACAATCACCAAAAAAACAAGATAACAATCGgctacaaaaaacaaaatgatgcaaaaaatataaaccataTTAGAACAGATAAATACATCCTTCATAATGTATGTTTCCCACTAGAAATACTAGGGCATTGAGGTTTGGGATCAATCTTAAATCCATTGATCTCTGAGAGAAAGCTACATTCTGATAGCATCCACGTACAGTTTAGACAACATTGCACTGTTAAACGGAGGTTATCTAAAGTAGAAACAAGAAAACTGAGATAAAATTTGCTATCAAATTAACTTCCAATCCGAGCCATAATATGTTCTATCTGAATAAGTAATCAAATTGCGCATTTCTTTTCTATTAATTGTAAAAACTTCTCCATTTTCACAAAGGTACATCATAAATTGGgtaacccatttaatttaagatTGGAAAAATACATGAAATTATTGATTGCAAGTCATACCTTTGAGTTTAACTATTTCCACTCAcagtaatataatttttcttttaccaATTTCATGTTCTTCCTTAGCTGGCTACCTATCAGGGAAAATTTTGTTGTTTCTACATTGGAATGAAGGAGTTTTCAAGGAGAGAAACGTTACACATAGGTATCAAAGTGTGGCTCAGTTGGGACCTCATGTAGTTAACCCCTGATTCTTGATgtcctatttttgttttctcatGGTAAGTAAGTTGCATGTCAAATTCACCTactattattaaattaatgcaTTACAGGTATTTTGGTACTTTTGAATTTCCTAGATATAACTATAGTATGGCCTGTTACTTATAATAGATTGAGTTATTTTCGTCATATACATAATTGGTTGGATTTTGATGGttaaatgagttattttcaGAGTAGGAAAGGTTTGCTATTGGAGAGTACATCTTCAGATTCAACAAACACCAtattctaaatctataaacaccttatgtaaatctttttatttatctcCATGcttttccattaggcgcctcagcaAAATATACAGCTTCCATTGTTGGCTTAATAGGCATGAAACCAGATTTGTTTTCCAATACCttggtttctcttcttaatctttGCTCAATCACCCTCTCTCAAAGCTCCATAGTGTGGCTCATTAGCTagattcctctataattttcacaactgTGGACATCTCCATATGGAATCTtgatttatgcatgacattTTATGATGTTGGAATCCTTTTGCATACTTCTCACTTTAGTTGCTTAAGGATGTCAGTAGTCTCTCTCCAACACTAATGCAAGAACTAGGCCTATCCTTCCTAGAGTTCTCCAACACTAATGCAAGAACTAGGCCTATCCTTCCTAGAGTTCTCTGCATTTCGCTTTGCCATTTTCAATTTCTGACCTACCTGCTAAGTAAGCAAAGCAAAACCAAATTTTGAGGGAAGGTAGGAAAGAAGTAGCGGGCCATTGACatagaacaaagaagaaatggcatgtTGGATATCCAACAAtcttaataacaaaaattaaataattcagcAATGTCTAAGCCACATTTTGGCCATTTTGAGAGCATCAAGACCAAGCTCTCTCATAGAGCTTGCTTTTATTCCTCTTCCTACGTTATCCTATATTTCTATCAAAGAGGTGGCATGCTATGCCTTGGATAACCTGTAATTCTTATATTGGTTTTGCTTCCCACCCCCCATCCCTAGAACACAAGAAACTCAGATCTGCAGGAAGCTGATGTGGTCATTCTCATCGGCTATCATCAAAATATGTCATGTGTGTTTTGTTTCGAAATACTCCTCATGAAGAACTTGTAGCCATAAAACCAAAAGGAAAGGATGTGGACTTAAAATCATGCTTAAAGTAGATAATGAATTTAAGCAGGAAGACATGAACAAATTTTATACGTATTACATCAGGTGTATAATTAGATTAAAGCTCCAACAGACCAAAAATAAGATCGGATCACAGATCATACCTGGCATGTTTGAGACAAATCCCCCTCTATCCTCGATGCTGTCCCGCTCTGTGTTTGGCTCATGATCAATAGTCAGCTGAATTGCTTGCCCTCTATGTGAAAGAACTGCTCTTGAATCCCCAACATTGGCTACCCAAAGCTTTCGTCCATTTATAAGAATTGCAGTGACAGCAGTAGATCCACCTCTACCCAGGTCGGGACTGTGTGATAGGATGGCTGTATCTGTTCTTTCATAGGCTTTAGAAATGGACGTACTAGGATTAGTCCAGAACTCCTCCTGAACTAACACGATAAAATACTTTTGAGTATATATTCTTCCAGGGAGAATGTACAAAAGCAGCATCAACAAGAGTATCCAAAATAATGTACCAGAAGCAGCATTTAGATGCTGAAATAAAATCCTATTCATGTAATATTTTCATTTCAGACCAAAAACCTACCTCCTTTAGGATGTTTGCAAACAAATTCTTCTGCAAATATGCAGGTACGCTATCTCCTAGATGCCCATCAAAAATAGCAAAAAGTCCAAGCTCACGTCCTTGGTAGAGAACAAACTTCGCAACATGAAAATCCTCCATTGGATGATTTGCTTTCCCTTTTACCAGACTGAACCCATATTTGACAGGCCCCTGATGGCTTCTTCCTTTGCCAGAGCCACATGATGATCGGCCTCCTGCAAGCTAAAGGGGACAGGAGACATATTACTTGAAATGCATAGCTTAAGAATAAAGGCAGCAGCTATAAACCTAGATTCTCATGAACATCTCATCCAGTAGCTGTTGTTCAAACTTCTTCAAGTGAATGATAAAGgattaaaattagttattccaCATGCTCAAACCACACGGAACTTCAAGGTTAATAGTTAAGCCATCTAATGAAATAGTGGAAAGCTTTGCCAGCAATCccttcaggaaaaaaaaaactaactagTTCCAGCATTGGAATCCATACAATATCAAAAAACCCCctcaaataaatatgatttctcAATAAACCAACCCCAGACGTAATCAGTAGACATTGCctggagaaagaaaaacaatccATGTAATTCATACACGCTCAAAAAGGAGCAACTATATAAATAAGCAAATCAAATCTCTCCTATCATTCAACCGAAACCCTAATTGAACTTTGTACAAACAGAAACCCAAATTCATGATCTTCCCTGGATTCGAATTTCACCGAAAAAAAATCCATCGGATCATCGACCTTGGAGGCGTAATTAACGACCACAAAAGAAAACTCACCAACCACTAGACAGAGAACTAGAGTTACAGGAAAAggtaaagaataaaaaaaacctCAGAAACTGAAAATCGATAGCATCCTCACCTGAGAACTGAAGCAGCATAACCTATCCATAAAATTCAGCCGCGGGTCACCCTCTTCCACTAGAACACACCATCTACCTCTTCTTCAAAGCCCTTGAATTTCAAAACCTTTCCCAGCAACCAAGTAATCCTGATCAGCAAAACAACATACCCAGAGTCAAAATAACCCCCAAAACAACATAGAAAAGTTGGATGAACAATAAAATAGTGGCACAACAACAGAAAcccaccaaaaaaataaatagtaaataaGGGATGAACAATTCACTCACCGATCCACCGCGCTCCCTAATTTCCCATAGAAAAACAACCAGAGAAACCGCCGATTGATCCGAGTAGCGGAGACTACAACAACTTCGTCTACGTCACAAGTAAAGCCGTCGGATGCAGGAAATACGAAGTAATTGGGGGATGCGTGGTGGGTTTGCTTCGTCTTTTGCGAGTTTCTTCGGTTTTGCTGTCGTCGGTTTTGCAAGAATGGGCGTGAAAAACAAAAGCAACCCAAGAAGTTGAAGGCTTCGGCCTCTCCGTGTTGACTTTCTTTGGcttgtttgtttctttattgGGGATTGCTAGGAGGCCCAGTCAGAGTCACTGTTTGTTTGCTTGATTTGTCGCACGCAGAGCCAGCCAGGGCTTTCTCACTCAGCTCTTCATGCGATAAAGCAAgccattgagagagagagagagagagagagagagaggtgattTGGTCACCTGTTGGAGAACCCTCATTTGGTCAGACCCTCCTAACTTTTCAACTTGGAATGGAACCTGCTTTGCTGTTCCTTACTTTCACCACTTTAAAAAAGTTAGTATTTAAATATGGTTCCAAGCCCCAACTAAATCATTACCAAATTCTTTTAGGGTACACTAACTGCCCTATTGTCTTAAGGGTAATAGCTAAGGTAGATTGAATATTCAAGGgctaattataaaaatattttttttgtaattttataattttatttaattttgataattaggtataaattaactcaatttaatataattttatccaatatataaaaattaatttagaataaatatgtttatatttattttttgttattttatctatatcttatacttataattttttattcaattaaactaTTGTAtttcactttctttttttttttacgcttcttatcatctcattttattttctcttatatatcgaaatacataaattaaattaggttAAAAATGCAAGTACATAgctataatcaaaataataaaaaatttaaattatcatattaaaaaaatattaaattaaatattaaattgactacaaaatataaatatgagatataattgaaacaacgaTTAATTTGAGTAATCATACGAAacgtaaaaatatataaataaaaatatgagtttgaTCAATTTTTTGTTATCACGCTAAACGATATATAAGAATGTGAGAACTATTAGTTTGATTACTGATttgaaaagtaaaattaaattgaatagaccaattaatttaaaaaatcaaattaatcgataattaaaaaattaaactaaaattatataaatcaaactaaaaaaataaataaattgaaataactaataaaaaaaacatacaaaattaaataagatgatgttgttttataaatattaaaataatattattttaaagtttaattaatttgattattctataaaaaattgaatttaaaaaaattaaataaatcaacaaatttaattaattataaattaaacttttacAGTCCTTGCCCCACATGTTGCATGGGTAGCCACGTTACCCAATAAAATAGTGTTGATATTTAAATTCCAAAGTTGGGTGGCCTTGCTACTGTCTGACGCGTGTAGCCCAGTAACCGTACGTGTATTAATGAGTCATGAGAGTTGTGCTGATGCCTTTCTTTCAAGTTGTCAAAGGTTTCGCCTATGTACtactttattattaataaatgttatttttatgtatttaaatttaaaattttataactacaaatatattaataaaaaattagacaaatagcatatacaaataattaaaaaaattcagaaaattagATAGTGAAAATAGGgttacaaattataatttaaatcaagtgacaATTGAGATTCTGCATATTCAAAAACACCTCTCGTTACATTTAcgccataaaaaatttaaaatttatgataatattttgtattatataataatattattataaatattaaatttaaatatataaataatatttttatatttaaaacagCTTATTTAGTCATCTAAAATGCTATACCCCTAATATTTCATATCTATTGCCTATTTTATTTATACTATTTGAGGATTTTGTACtaataaatttgttgaatttaaattatagtcgactaaattttaattttatttatatatatatatacatgtatatatgcaATTAATAagttaatgattattttattaatttatatgttattttagtgagagtttatttaaatgaataaaataatattatattaaaataaaattaaaatacttatcagattaatatattaaataattaaataagattgaaaaagtattaaaagatttatattaaattatttgttaaaatttgtgGAATACATCGAAAGAATTGCACTTTTATAATATGAGCCAtataaattactttttatatgtaaaatattaaataaatttatttatttcctttaaataaatttaatttatctttccctaataattttatttataaaatttaaataaaaagtcatataatttgtttttgttgtattgtcgaataaatttaataaatataataaaaaatatttttatttaaaaatatattttaaattttattttttttattaatatcttaattaacaaatactattttAAGTGATCTGAATTTTGGAGTCACCTTAATGCTTAAtgacaaaaaataacaaaatctcgaaaataagtgaaatttccgattttttgaatgttttatctaaaaaataaattagaatttttgataAGATTTAAATAATTGCACTGATTAATGtcaaatgtaaataaatataaataaattagggTTTTATTGTTACTTAATTATTGAGCCAAGGGCAACCATTAGTCTTAACCGAGACACGTGTACTGGATGTATTGGCGGTTCGATAGTCAATCCCAACGGCTTGAAATCGAGAGGCGTAGATTCAAATACGCAtcagatagagatagagatatGGGAGAGAGCGTCGTGAATTCGAATTTGTGTCCGTTCCCTAGTTGAAGCCGTCGGCAATGGAATCGACCCTCTCTGCAGCAGCCACGCTCTCGTCCATGTCCAAAACCCTAAATTCTTGCCTCCACCGTCATCTCTGGGCAACTCGCCAAAGCCAATGCCTCCGCAGTCAACTAGTACTTAGACGGCTCGTTTACAGTGAACTTCGGAGATCCAAGGGGTTGAGTTGCGACCGTCAGTCGCCACATTGGGGTTGGAGTTTCTGCGCGGTGCCAGTTCCCGCGGGCAGGTCCCGCCTGGAGTGCCGTGCTAGTTCTGCTGCTGCTTCATTCTCGTCCGCTGCTTATGGCGGCGGTGGCGGGGGGATCGGAGGGAGCGGCGGCGGCGACGGCGACGGTGCGTCGGACGGTGGGGAAGCAAAGTCGGACGCGGTTGTGGGTGGGTCGGAAGATGTTTCTGCTCTGTCACCGGATGTGATAATTCTTGATGTCGGAGTAAGCCTTACGTCCTATGCGTTTCTTTCTGCGtatgtttttgttcttttcttgtgTCTCCTGTTAGTATTAAATTTTTCACTGTACAAATCGAGTTGAAAGTGGGAATATGGCCGTGCTAAGGTGGCACAAGGTCCAGTAGAGGGTGGAGGGAGAGTGTGAGGACAACCGCCGTGCGCCAGGAGGAGGGGGGTTGGTGGCATTGTAGGAGTGCCAATATATGCCATTAGTGAGATTGCTGAATCAGTGTGTTGGAGTGCATTAAGTCAATAGGAGGTGGCACGGACACTGTGATGACATAGTGATAAATAACGGGAGGTGGAGAAGCAAGGCTCATATGGGTGAAAGGTCTTTGAGGTGGCTGTCGATGATGGAGATTTGGTGGTCGGTCCTTGTGTTGTGGAATGTGATCAAGGAGTGCAGAGATATATTGAGGCTGTTGTACAGATGGTGTCCAAAATGGGAAACAATCAGAGATAGAGAACAT
This window of the Diospyros lotus cultivar Yz01 chromosome 5, ASM1463336v1, whole genome shotgun sequence genome carries:
- the LOC127801684 gene encoding probable protein phosphatase 2C 9, translated to MDRLCCFSSQLAGGRSSCGSGKGRSHQGPVKYGFSLVKGKANHPMEDFHVAKFVLYQGRELGLFAIFDGHLGDSVPAYLQKNLFANILKEEEFWTNPSTSISKAYERTDTAILSHSPDLGRGGSTAVTAILINGRKLWVANVGDSRAVLSHRGQAIQLTIDHEPNTERDSIEDRGGFVSNMPGDVARVNGQLAVSRAFGDKNLKTHLRSDPDVTNADIDAGNELLILASDGLWKVMSNQEAVDIAKKIKDPQKAAKQLVAEALNKESKDDISCIIVRFQG